The genomic DNA CTTTGGTAGCCCGCAAATGAGGTCAAAGTTAACCGATGCATAACCCAGCGCTCTCGCTTTATCTACTTTCTCTTTCACCAGCTCAAACGATTGAACTCGATTAATCGCCACTTGGGTTTCATGATTAAAGTCTTGCACACCAAAACTGACACGGTTGAAACCGCGCATCCGCAATAGCGTTAGCATTTCGTTGCTGGTTTCTCGAGGGTCAAGTTCTATTGAGAATTCACCCGGGTAAACCTCGGGATTCCATTCAAAGTAAACGGTAAGTAGATCGAGCATTCGAGTCATTTGCTCGGTACTTAAAAATGTTGGCGTTCCGCCACCCAAGTGCAGCTGAGTGATGGGGCGATGCCCAAAATTATGTGCTTGTAAGGCCATTTCTTGTTCGAGCATATCTAAATATTTATCGGGTCTATCTCGATCTTTGGTGGCAATTTTGTTGCAAGCGCAGTAAAAGCAAATATGCTCACAAAAAGGTATGTGTATATAAAGTGAGAGTGGCGAATGATTGTTAATCTGTTGACTTAGGTGATCGGTCACTTGAATGGGTTGCAATGAGGTAAATTGAACCGCTGTTGGGTAAGACGTATAGCGAGGGGCATTGATATCGTATTTACGAATTAACTCTTCATCCCAAGGCACATACCATTCATTTTCTCGGTTCATTTACATCTCCATTCAGGCGTTTACATTAATGCAAAGCACTGTAACGAAGGTTCGTTTCCTAGGCTTGACTTGAATCAATAGGAAGGCAATTTAAACCCTAATTTATACCCAATACCAAACATAGTGGCTATATCTCGCTTTGGAGGCGGGGCCCACTTCCGCAAGTCGCTGCGCGCGCATCCATGTACCACTAAACTTCGCCATCTAGGCTTACGACGCCCGCTCCAGTGAAACACACCCCCAAAGCGAATCATCAAGCCACCCCAAGTAGGAATGCTCGAAGTGCCTAAATGTTTTGTTCGAGCTGGCAGCCTATTCTCGCAGCCCGCAGCCAAAAACCAATCTAAATAACCAAAAAAAATCGCCAATCACTATTGAATTTCAAAAGTGACGGCGATCTAATTTTGTCTTGCAGCTTGCAGCTTGCAGCTTGCAGCTTGCAGCTTGCAGCTTGCAGCTTGAAAAACTAACCCCCTTCAGTAAAAAACTCGCGGGATCCATAAACAACCATGGTTTTGCCTTTAACGGAGACTAAGCCTTGTTCTTCTAAGCCTTTGAGGACTCGGCCAACCATTTCGCGTGAACAACCTACAATGCGGCCAATTTCTTGGCGGGTGATTTTAATCTGCATGCCGTCTGGGTGGGTCATGGCATCGGGTTGTTTGCATAGATCGAGTAGGGTTCGAGCAACGCGCCCTGTGACGTCTAGGAAGGCTAAATCGCCGACTTTACGGGTAGTGTTACGTAACCGGGTAGCCATTTGCTCGCCGATGAAATACAGCATGCGGCCGTCGTTGTGAGTAATTTCGCGGAATTTTGAGTAAGAAATTTCGGCTACTTCGCATTCGGTTTTG from Reinekea marina includes the following:
- the crp gene encoding cAMP-activated global transcriptional regulator CRP, with the protein product MVTNTLEHKHLDYFLSQCHRRRYPSKTTLIYAGDKSDSLYYIIKGTVSVIIEEDDGREMIMAYLNAGDFFGEMGLFDSMNSRSAWVKTKTECEVAEISYSKFREITHNDGRMLYFIGEQMATRLRNTTRKVGDLAFLDVTGRVARTLLDLCKQPDAMTHPDGMQIKITRQEIGRIVGCSREMVGRVLKGLEEQGLVSVKGKTMVVYGSREFFTEGG